Proteins co-encoded in one Yamadazyma tenuis chromosome 1, complete sequence genomic window:
- the IST1 gene encoding Vacuolar protein sorting-associated protein ist1 (EggNog:ENOG503NW5R; BUSCO:EOG09264PK5; COG:Z), whose product MPQHPAPINAVRFRTTIKMAISKLQFIQEKKAALTKQQRRQLADLLSSGKESSAKIRVENIIRDDISIELLEYLELYCELILARLSLIIDNPTCEESLLEAVYSVIYSAPHSELKELTQLRELLIYKFGPEFGKKAIENDGGHVPEKILKRCRIPPPSEELVNLYLCEIAKTYGAPYSGLKDLVSIDDDEKGADSDDHDDPSSGVGVQNLEKPIAEPEEPAKKPKEVDELDALKARFAALKR is encoded by the coding sequence ATGCCCCAGCACCCAGCACCTATCAATGCTGTTCGGTTTAGGACCACGATAAAAATGGCCATAAGTAAACTCCAGTTCATACAGGAGAAGAAGGCGGCTCTCACAAAACAACAACGGCGCCAATTGGCCGATTTGTTGTCTCTGGGCAAAGAATCCAGTGCAAAGATAAGAGTTGAGAATATTATCAGAGACGATATCTCTATCGAATTAttggagtacttggagttaTATTGTGAGTTGATACTTGCACGGCTCTCTTTGATAATCGATAATCCTACGTGTGAAGAGAGTTTGTTGGAGGCCGTTTACTCGGTTATCTACTCGGCTCCCCATAGTGAGCTCAAAGAATTGACACAACTTAGGGAGTTGTTAATCTACAAGTTCGGGCCCGAGTTCGGTAAAAAGgccattgaaaatgatggaGGCCATGTCCCTGAAAAGATCCTTAAGCGGTGTCGAATTCCTCCACCTAGtgaagaattggtcaacttaTACTTGTGTGAAATAGCCAAAACTTACGGTGCTCCATACTCGGGtttgaaggacttggtTCTGATAGACGACGACGAGAAGGGTGCTGACAGTGATGATCATGATGATCCCAGCAGTGGAGTTGGTGTCCAAAACTTAGAGAAGCCTATAGCTGAGCCGGAAGAACCTGCCAAGAAACCAAAGGAAGTAGACGAGCTTGATGCTCTCAAGGCCCGGTTTGCTGCTTTAAAGAGATAG
- the PHO8_1 gene encoding vacuolar alkaline phosphatase (COG:P; EggNog:ENOG503NUPA), whose protein sequence is MTVLRLYIIISALFLWSAATPVPTFGKKNIIFMVPDGFGPSGLTMARDYRRTQLGLANDQKYTLNLDPFIIGSIRTKSNSSLITDSAAAATTYATGFKTYNGGISVDSSGTAKTTLMESLKSQGYKTGLVVKSTLTDATPGVWAAHVSKRDKQSQIAEQMLEGGIVDYMSGGGKCYWIPKSETGSCREDDRNLITEAKDRGFTYFESRSEFDGHLAEGLSLPALSFWAQEDVDYAIDYNNSITPTLPEQALLALKTLEKATEYSTKGFFVLIEGSLIDHCGHDNDAACHTREVLEFDETFKVVKDFIDGTDTETIVVVTADHETGGLTLGLDDSSTYYPEVLFNKTHSSLFFESKVIEFNETNPQAAELTTFVQNWVATELAVTDASDEEIQTVVDAVTSDGDIRAAIGPITSNRASIGWSTGSHTASDIFSFFYTNSQQIQQNVFNNEPGWELRGSHENVEINRFLRTVGDVAQESSTSA, encoded by the coding sequence ATGACTGTGCTCAGATTATACATTATCATTTCTGCTTTATTCCTTTGGTCTGCTGCTACACCAGTGCCAACATTTGGCAAGAAAAACATCATTTTCATGGTTCCTGATGGATTTGGTCCTTCAGGTTTGACAATGGCTAGAGACTACAGACGTACTCAGCTTGGCCTTGCAAATGACCAAAAATACACCTTAAATTTGGATCCATTCATTATCGGATCCATCAGaaccaagtccaactcatcGCTTATCACTGACTCTGCAGCCGCCGCAACTACCTATGCCACTGGTTTCAAAACTTATAACGGAGGTATTTCTGTGGATTCAAGTGGAACCGCAAAAACGACTTTGATGGAGTCCTTAAAATCTCAAGGTTACAAAACtgggttggtggtgaaatcCACCCTAACTGATGCTACTCCAGGAGTTTGGGCTGCTCatgtttccaaaagagaTAAACAGAGCCAAATTGCCGAACAGATGCTTGAAGGTGGAATTGTCGATTATATGTCTGGAGGAGGAAAATGTTATTGGATCCCCAAACTGGAGACTGGGTCTTGTAGAGAAGATGACAGAAACCTTATAACAGAAGCAAAGGATAGGGGGTTCACCTATTTTGAAAGCAGAAGTGAATTTGATGGACATTTGGCCGAAGGTTTGAGTCTACCAGCACTATCATTTTGGGCCCAAGAGGATGTGGATTATGCCATTGACTACAACAATTCTATTACTCCAACGTTGCCGGAACAGGCACTTTTGGCGTTGAAAACATTAGAAAAGGCTACCGAATACTCCACAAAAGGATTTTTTGTCTTGATTGAAGGTTCCCTTATTGATCATTGTGGCCATGATAATGATGCCGCGTGCCATACCcgagaagttcttgaatttgatgaaaccttcaaagtGGTTAAAGATTTCATTGACGGAACAGACACTGAGACTATTGTGGTTGTGACGGCCGATCATGAGACTGGAGGATTAACCTTGGGACTTGATGATTCGAGTACTTACTATCCTGAAGTGTTATTTAACAAGACACACTCTTCTTTATTCTTTGAAAGCAAAGTAATTGAGTTCAACGAAACAAATCCCCAAGCAGCTGAGTTAACCACCTTCGTCCAAAACTGGGTAGCTACTGAATTGGCCGTCACTGACGCCAGTGACGAAGAGATCCAAACAGTTGTTGATGCGGTGACTTCAGATGGTGATATTAGGGCTGCAATTGGACCCATAACCTCCAACAGAGCTTCTATTGGGTGGTCTACTGGGTCCCATACTGCCAGTGATATTTTCTCGTTCTTCTACACCAACTCCCAACAAATACAGCAAAATgtattcaacaatgaaCCTGGCTGGGAATTGAGAGGAAGTCATGAAAACGTCGAAATAAACCGCTTTTTACGTACTGTTGGGGATGTGGCCCAAGAATCATCTACCAGTGCTTGA
- the PPH21 gene encoding protein phosphatase type 2A (COG:T; EggNog:ENOG503NU6N): MDLDTDVPMEDVSDDHSETYQGGAKIDASKSKPSELTGDSVNQLDQWIEKLANCEPLSEQDVKRLCDMAVDVLQFEENVQPVQVPVTICGDVHGQFHDLMELFKIGGPCPDTNYLFMGDYVDRGYYSVETVSFLVCMKVRYPNRITILRGNHESRQITQVYGFYDECLRKYGSANVWKVFTDLFDYFPITALVDNKIFCLHGGLSPMIETIDQVRELNRIQEVPHEGPMCDLLWSDPDDRGGWGISPRGAGFTFGQDISEQFNHTNDLSLIARAHQLVMEGYSWSHQQSVVTIFSAPNYCYRCGNQAAIMEVDEMHNRQFLQYDPSIRPGEPTVTRKTPDYFL, from the coding sequence atggaTTTAGACACAGATGTTCCCATGGAAGATGTCAGTGATGACCACAGCGAAACCTACCAAGGAGGTGCCAAGATTGATGCATCAAAATCGAAACCCCTGGAGCTCACTGGAGACAGCGTAAACCAGCTAGACCAGTGGATCGAGAAATTGGCCAACTGTGAGCCATTATCCGAACAAGACGTCAAACGTCTATGCGACATGGCGGTAGATGTGttacaatttgaagaaaatgtcCAACCTGTCCAAGTTCCCGTTACCATTTGTGGTGACGTCCATGGACAGTTTCATGATTTAATGGAGTTATTTAAAATTGGTGGTCCTTGCCCTGACACAAACTATTTGTTCATGGGAGACTATGTCGATAGAGGATATTACTCGGTCGAAACCGTTTCATTTTTGGTGTGCATGAAGGTAAGGTACCCCAACAGAATTACCATCTTACGTGGTAATCACGAATCCCGTCAAATCACTCAAGTCTATGGGTTCTACGACGAATGCTTGCGTAAGTATGGAAGTGCCAACGTGTGGAAGGTGTTTACCGATTTGTTTGATTATTTCCCCATTACGGCCTTGGTGGATAATAAGATTTTCTGTCTTCACGGAGGATTGTCCCCAATGATTGAAACCATTGACCAGGTTCGTGAATTGAACCGAATTCAAGAGGTTCCTCATGAAGGCCCAATGTGTGACTTGTTATGGTCGGATCCCGATGACCGTGGTGGATGGGGAATCTCTCCAAGAGGTGCTGGCTTCACTTTTGGACAAGATATCTCTGAACAATTTAACCATACCAATGACTTGAGTTTGATAGCTCGTGCCCATCAATTGGTAATGGAAGGGTATTCTTGGTCTCATCAGCAATCAGTGGTGACGATATTCTCGGCTCCTAATTATTGTTACCGTTGCGGTAATCAAGCAGCTATCATGGAAGTAGACGAGATGCACAACAGACAATTTTTGCAGTATGATCCTTCGATCAGACCAGGTGAACCTACTGTCACCAGAAAGACTCCGGACTACTTCTTGTGA
- the EFM5_2 gene encoding Protein-lysine N-methyltransferase efm5 (COG:C; EggNog:ENOG503NV96) produces the protein MLRLSNSRLQSKVVNVSPVVALTCTRSLYTPVLEQDINITRTGKVNVSVGPGGRSSRTGYVATVFGASGFLGRYVTSKLAKHGTVVVVPFRNEMKKRFLKVTGDLGVVNFVEWDPRNIKSIQESVAHSDIVFNCVGADYHTKNFSMADVNIGITERIAQAVKEAGNPRFIHVSSYNANPNSKSVFYATKGVGEQIVRDLVPDATIVRPSPTYGREDNLLNYLGPKLKMWTPNRNAKEVHPVHVLDVARALEKIGYDDSTVGKTFELYGPEKYSFREIREMIHGITQDFSQVGPFSYKFADYQIPLPLAKLAADIKQLPYWRLTNSDQVQRHVINQVIDANASTFKDLGIEDTTKLPEVLFTYVKHWRHPLIAQEGASSSSAKELKRLREIQHFT, from the coding sequence ATGTTAAGATTATCAAACAGCCGTTTACAGCTGAAAGTTGTGAACGTTTCTCCAGTAGTTGCCCTCACGTGCACGAGATCGCTCTACACTCCCGTGTTGGAGCAGgacatcaacatcaccagAACCGGTAAGGTCAATGTGTCTGTAGGTCCAGGAGGACGTTCTTCAAGAACCGGGTATGTGGCAACTGTGTTTGGTGCCAGCGGGTTTTTGGGACGTTATGTGACCAGTAAGTTGGCCAAGCACGGAACTGTCGTGGTTGTACCCTTCAGAAAcgaaatgaagaagagattttTGAAAGTCACCGGAGACTTGGGAGTGGTTAACTTTGTAGAATGGGACCCCAGAAACATCAAGTCGATTCAAGAAAGTGTGGCCCATTCCGACATTGTGTTCAACTGTGTGGGAGCCGATTATcacaccaagaacttctccATGGCTGATGTGAATATTGGTATCACTGAAAGAATTGCACAGGCCGTCAAGGAAGCAGGTAACCCAAGATTCATTCACGTTTCTTCATACAATGCTAACCCTAACTCCAAGTCGGTGTTCTATGCCACTAAGGGGGTTGGAGAACAAATCGTTAGGGACCTCGTGCCCGATGCCACTATTGTCAGACCTTCTCCTACCTACGGAAGAGAAGATAACTTATTGAACTACTTGGGTCCTaaattgaagatgtggACCCCCAACAGAAATGCCAAAGAGGTGCACCCCGTGCATGTTCTTGACGTTGCCCGTGCATTGGAAAAGATTGGATATGACGATTCTACTGTGGGTAAGACTTTTGAATTATACGGACCTGAAAAATACTCCTTCAGAGAAATCAGAGAGATGATTCACGGTATAACCCAGGACTTCTCGCAAGTGGGTCCCTTCTCATACAAGTTTGCTGACTATCAGATTCCTTTAccattggccaagttggcagCTGATATAAAGCAATTGCCATACTGGAGGTTGACCAACTCCGATCAGGTGCAAAGACATGTGATCAACCAGGTGATCGATGCAAACGCCAGCactttcaaagacttggGCATTGAAGATACCACCAAGTTACCAGAAGTGTTATTCACCTATGTTAAGCACTGGAGACATCCATTGATTGCACAAGAAGGAGCTTCTAGCTCGTCTGCCAAGGAACTCAAGAGATTACGGGAAATCCAGCATTTTACTTAG
- a CDS encoding uncharacterized protein (EggNog:ENOG503Q3N8; COG:S): protein MYTLPDIKEVTNLSHEKQSQLLDNLFEPCPTLTAILLQTVLATSTPFSSYKQLIETSRTQLLEYLRSSEQESEKTGEIRPEIAKIISAHPRLGGAKKVQLSDHSSAEQKSLQGSQEETEMLAKLNAQYEEAFPGLRYVVFVNGRSRQVIMDNMRQRIARGDIRTERREAFDAMCDIALDRASKLGAKL from the coding sequence ATGTATACACTTCCAGACATCAAAGAGGTGACAAACCTATCACACGAAAAACAGAGTCAGCTtttggacaacttgttcGAACCCTGTCCCACGCTAACAGCTATTTTATTGCAGACGGTGCTTGCGACCTCAACTCCATTTTCTTCCTACAAGCAGCTCATTGAAACTAGCAGGACACAGCTCTTGGAGTACTTACGGTCTTCTGAACAGGAATCCGAAAAAACGGGAGAAATAAGACCCGAAATAGCCAAAATCATATCTGCCCATCCTCGCCTTGGAGGTGCTAAAAAGGTGCAACTCAGTGATCATTCTTCCGCAGAGCAAAAATCGTTACAGGGAAGCCAGGAGGAGACAGAGATGCTTGCAAAATTGAACGCACAATACGAGGAAGCGTTTCCAGGGCTTCGGTATGTTGTTTTTGTGAATGGTAGATCAAGGCAAGTGATCATGGACAATATGAGACAGAGAATTGCTCGTGGCGACATTCGAACAGAGAGAAGAGAGGCATTCGATGCCATGTGCGACATTGCCTTGGATCGGGCGCTGAAGTTGGGTGCTAAGTTATAG
- the VMA1 gene encoding H(+)-transporting V1 sector ATPase subunit A (COG:C; EggNog:ENOG503Q3J7; BUSCO:EOG09261225), with product MAGALENARKEIKRLSLDDAAESSYGQIFSVSGPVIVAENMIGCAMYELVKVGHDNLVGEVIRINGDKATIQVYEETAGVTVGDPVLRTGKPLSVELGPGLVETIYDGIQRPLKAIKDISQSIYIPRGIDAPSLSRTVEYDFKPANVKVGDHVTGGDIFGSVFENSLLDNHPILVPPRAKGTVTHVAEAGSYKVDEPLLEVEFDGKKHSYSMMHTWPVRVPRPVAEKLKADYPLLTGQRVLDALFPCVQGGTTCIPGAFGCGKTVISQSLSKFSNSDVIVYVGCGERGNEMAEVLMEFPELFTEINGRKEPIMKRTSLVANTSNMPVAAREASIYTGITLAEYFRDQGKNVSMIADSSSRWAEALREISGRLGEMPADQGFPAYLGSKLASFYERAGKAIALGSPDRIGSVSIVAAVSPAGGDFSDPVTTSTLGITQVFWGLDKKLAQRKHFPSINTAVSYSKYTGILDNYYDNNYPEFATLRDRIREILSNAEELEQVVQLVGKSALSDSDKITLDVATLIKEDFLQQNGYSTYDQFCPIWKTYDMMRAFMAYHDEAQKAVANGGQWSKLSESTSDVKHAVSSAKFFEPSSGAEAGAKEYGDLLTKISERFAEVSE from the exons ATG GCTGGTGCTTTAGAAAACGCCCGTAAGGAGATCAAACGTCTTTCCTTAGATGATGCCGCCGAATCCCTGTACGGACAAATCTTCTCTGTTTCTGGTCCTGTCATTGTGGCCGAAAACATGATTGGATGTGCCATGTACGAGTTGGTAAAGGTTGGACATGATAATTTGGTTGGTGAGGTTATTCGTATTAATGGTGACAAGGCCACCATCCAGGTCTACGAAGAAACTGCCGGTGTTACTGTCGGGGACCCCGTATTGAGAACCGGAAAGCCGTTGTCGGTGGAATTGGGTCCTGGATTGGTGGAAACTATTTACGATGGAATTCAACGTCCTTTGAAGGCCATTAAGGATATTTCTCAGTCCATTTACATCCCAAGAGGTATTGATGCTCCTTCTTTGTCGAGAACCGTTGAGTACGACTTCAAGCCTGCTAACGTTAAGGTCGGTGACCACGTGACTGGCGGTGACATTTTTGGATCTGTGTTTGAAAACTCATTGTTGGATAACCATCCAATCTTAGTGCCTCCAAGAGCTAAAGGTACGGTTACTCATGTGGCCGAAGCCGGCTCCTACAAGGTTGATGAACCATTATTGGAAGTTGAGTTTGACGGCAAGAAACACTCCTACTCGATGATGCACACCTGGCCTGTCAGAGTCCCCAGACCTGTGGCCGAAAAATTGAAGGCTGATTACCCGTTATTGACTGGTCAGAGAGTCTTGGATGCTTTGTTCCCATGTGTTCAAGGTGGTACTACTTGTATTCCCGGGGCCTTTGGGTGTGGTAAGACGGTTATCTCCCAATCTTTATCAAAGTTTTCTAACTCCGATGTTATCGTCTATGTTGGTTGTGGTGAACGTGGTAATGAGATGGCTGAAGTGTTGATGGAATTCCCAGAATTATTCACTGAAATCAATGGTAGAAAGGAACCAATTATGAAGAGAACCTCTTTGGTGGCCAACACTTCGAACATGCCGGTAGCAGCTAGAGAAGCCTCCATTTACACTGGTATTACCCTTGCTGAATATTTCAGAGATCAAGGTAAGAACGTGTCTATGATTGctgattcttcttctcgttGGGCCGAAGCTTTGAGAGAAATCTCCGGTAGATTGGGTGAAATGCCTGCTGATCAAGGTTTCCCAGCTTATTTGGGTTCTAAGTTGGCCTCTTTCTACGAAAGAGCTGGTAAAGCTATTGCTTTAGGCTCTCCAGACAGAATTGGTTCTGTGTCCattgttgctgctgtttCCCCAGCCGGTGGTGATTTCTCCGATCCAGTCACCACTTCTACTTTGGGTATTACCCAAGTTTTCTGGGGTTTGGATAAGAAATTGGCTCAAAGAAAGCATTTCCCATCTATTAATACTGCCGTTTCATACTCCAAGTATACCGGAATTTTGGATAACTATTATGATAATAACTATCCCGAATTCGCTACTTTGAGAGACAGGATCAGAGAAATCTTGTCTAATGCCGAAGAATTagaacaagttgttcaattggttgGTAAGTCTGCATTATCTGATTCAGATAAGATTACTTTGGATGTTGCtaccttgatcaaggaaGACTTCTTGCAACAAAATGGGTACTCCACTTATGATCAGTTTTGTCCAATTTGGAAGACTTACGATATGATGAGAGCATTCATGGCTTACCACGATGAAGCGCAAAAGGCAGTTGCCAACGGTGGTCAATGGTCTAAGTTGAGTGAGTCTACTAGTGATGTTAAGCATGCTGTTTCTTCCGCTAAGTTCTTTGAACCTTCAAGTGGTGCCGAAGCTGGTGCTAAAGAATACGGTGACTTGTTGACTAAGATCTCAGAAAGATTTGCCGAAGTTTCTGAGTAA
- a CDS encoding uncharacterized protein (EggNog:ENOG503P1YU; BUSCO:EOG092653VU; COG:S), producing MIRPSLTQVGPRVSSTPHVPRPAFAVAARFSSTASGPLNPDSIFVISVPITTKRSYVYCNHKPRVLSEAQARHFPLATRLESKLTGAALKVWTKLSTSKASINIKITALAKRMLDTVAYQENCLRSFPSKDAMIREINQEALSKNQPDPLVVQSHIDQLKIHHSQIKPIPMYHASFQTPGNIISQLEEFKTNSYSTHLKYSILCGIGVPISLPFAIVPVIPNIPGFYLAYRFYCNVKALSGINHLKYLLESSDGTAAGTRHLDFITKPEIDSVYRETNDKSDLYIDSVQEEERLIISPKIIEDLTDKLNIPHLKEELNKAWRQEKSRLKRELKVDDATQLSFNMRNKWRKKRVRRLKRKRRKVRARSK from the exons ATGATCAGGCCATCCCTTACCCAAGTTGGTCCCAGGGTGCTGCTGACGCCTCACGTCCCTCGGCCTGCCTTTGCTGTCGCAGCCAGGTTCTCATCCACTGCAAGTGGACCACTTAATCCTGACTCGATCTTTGTCATTTCTGTACCAATAACCACAAAACGGTCGTACGTCTACTGCAACCACAAGCCTAGAGTTCTTTCTGAGGCTCAGGCCCGCCATTTCCCATTGGCTACCAGGTTGGAGTCCAAACTCACGGGAGCTGCCTTGAAGGTATGGACAAAACTCTCGACATCCAAGGCATCTATTAATATCAAAATCACTGCTTTGGCCAAGCGCATGCTTGACACGGTGGCGTACCAGGAAAACTGTTTGCGGTCATTTCCATCCAAGGATGCCATGATCAGAGAAATCAATCAGGAAGCCCTTTCCAAGAACCAACCTGATCCTCTTGTGGTACAAAGTCACATTGACCAGTTGAAAATACACCACAGCCAAATCAAGCCGATTCCAATGTACCATGCCAGTTTCCAGACCCCCGGCAACATTATTAGTCAATTGGAGGAGTTTAAAACAAACTCTTATTCCACTCACCTAAAGTACCTGATTCTTTGTGGAATAGGAGTACCGATTTCTTTACCATTTGCAATTGTGCCTGTGATTCCCAACATCCCGGGGTTCTATTTGGCGTATAGGTTCTATTGCAACGTCAAAGCGTTAAGTGGTATCAACCATTTGAAGTATCTCTTGGAGTCCAGCGATGGAACGGCTGCGGGCACTCGTCACCTTGATTTTATCACCAAGCCAGAAATCGATAGTGTTTACCGCGAAACTAACGATAAATCCGACTTATACATTGATTCGGTGCAAGAGGAAGAACGTCTCATTATAAGTCCCAAGattattgaagatttgacCGACAAGTTGAATATTCCAcacttgaaggaagagttgaacaaagcTTGGCGACAGGAAAAGCTGAGGTTGAAGCGGGAATTGAAGGTCGATGATGCA ACACAGTTATCTTTCAATATGAGAAATAAGTGGAGAAAAAAGAGAGTTAGaagattgaaaagaaagagaCGGAAGGTTAGAGCTAGATCCAAGTAA
- a CDS encoding uncharacterized protein (COG:S; EggNog:ENOG503NYVU): MADQNDAVTNGSSVRSPKPVSQSKDRDTDSKSTATNPFETSKVSSYSHKPNFVPVYVLDTLSQAHYKEQLTNTNVNINQTDVHAANRLSHFSTQSVYLPDHPANHSNTTTTPTKRDEDDYLSFAHDPFVRSMDNNWHKFLTSIKQPNTYSHDVLSFDKHTVFENKLDGSWGGEVRLKTALLGTPSTDDDTFSGEGHRWWFRSLFTRKEPIRSLEDNPRVRSKAGYWMSTEKRADLFPMLKRIFVVNPLVPLMLRIMIIFFSACALGLACTIFQFSNHKYGGSKVEQQPSTIMAIVVQCLAIVYVAYISYDEYTGKPLGLRDPLGKMKLIMLDLLFIIFSSANLSLTFNTLYQDEWVCQSDRDEDIASSSSTISFFTPTVASICRRQRGLAAFLFLVLNLWVLTFTISIIRLVDRVTVAGHRTD, encoded by the coding sequence ATGGCAGACCAAAACGATGCCGTCACCAATGGCTCTCTGGTGCGTCTGCCCAAGCCTGTATCTCAATCCAAGGACCGTGACACCGACTCCAAGTCAACCGCAACAAATCCGTTTGAAACATCCAAGGTTTCTTCGTACAGCCACAAACCTAATTTCGTTCCAGTGTATGTATTAGACACTTTATCTCAAGCCCACTACAAAGAACAGCTCACCAACACAAACGTTAACATCAACCAAACCGATGTGCATGCTGCCAACCGGCTCAGTCACTTTTCAACCCAGTCGGTATATCTTCCCGACCACCCCGCTAACCACAgcaacaccaccaccaccccaACCAAGCGGGACGAAGATGATTACCTCTCATTTGCCCACGATCCGTTCGTACGATCCATGGACAACAATTGGCACAAGTTTTTGACTTCAATCAAGCAGCCCAATACCTACTCGCATGACGTTTTATCGTTTGACAAGCACACGGTGTTTGAAAATAAACTCGACGGGAGCTGGGGCGGTGAGGTTCGCTTGAAGACTGCCCTCTTGGGCACCCCGTCCACCGATGACGACACATTTCTGGGCGAGGGCCACCGGTGGTGGTTCAGAAGCCTCTTCACCAGAAAGGAACCTATTCGATCTCTCGAAGACAATCCCCGAGTCCGGTCAAAGGCTGGATACTGGATGTCGACCGAGAAGCGAGCAGACTTGTTCCCTATGCTCAAGCGGATATTCGTGGTGAACCCGCTAGTTCCACTTATGCTTCGGATCAtgatcatcttcttctccgCTTGCGCATTGGGACTTGCGTGCACTATTTTCCAGTTTTCCAACCACAAATACGGTGGCAGCAAAGTGGAACAACAGCCCAGTACGATCATGGCCATCGTGGTGCAATGTCTCGCCATTGTTTACGTGGCCTACATTTCATACGACGAGTATACGGGTAAACCTTTGGGACTACGCGACCCGTTGGGGAAGATGAAGCTTATCATGTTAGACCTTTtgttcatcatcttctccTCTGCCAACCTTTCATTGACCTTCAACACGCTTTACCAAGATGAATGGGTCTGTCAAAGTGATAGAGATGAGGATATTGCATCATCATCGAGCACAATTCTGTTTTTTACCCCTACGGTAGCATCAATTTGCAGGAGGCAGCGGGGGTTGGCAGCGTTTTTATTTCTTGTCCTCAATCTTTGGGTATTGACGTTTACCATCAGTATCATTAGATTGGTAGACAGGGTGACTGTGGCAGGTCATCGAACAGACTAA